The region CCTTAACCAGCGCCTGGCTCTCGTACTGCCTCTCCAGATTCTCAATGGCCTCAACCAGGGCCTTCTCATAATCAATCAGCTTCTGGTACTCCTCATTCCTAACCTCCATCCTAAGCCTAGGAAGCCTCTTAACCAGGTCAAGCTCCCTCAGGGCGCTTGCCGGAACACCCTTACTAATGGCCTCTAGCCCCTTCCTATAGAACGTAATTATCAACCTAAGGAGCCAGTACTGCTTTGGAGGCAGGGATTTAACATCCACTGGGTGGTAGGCGTCCTGCTTCAGGAAGCCCTCCCTAATTATGAAAGCCGTGTTTAGTATGTGCTTCTCCTGCTCGCTCAAAGCCTCGGTACCCAGTATCCTAACAACCTCCTGAAGCTCGGCCTCCCTCGTAAGTACCCTCATGGCCTCGTCCCTAAGCTCCCTCCAGTCAGGGGCCACGTTCTTATGGTACCACTGGGCCACTGTGTCCACGTACCTACTGAACCCCATGAGCCAATTAATGGCTGGGTAGTGCCTTGAGTAGGCGAGCCTGGCATCCAACGGCCAAAAGGCGCCTACGAACCTCAATGTGTGGCTGGTCACGGGTTCGGTAAAGTCACCGCCTGGTGGGCTCACGGAGGCAGCTATGGTGACGGAACCAAGCCTCTCCCCACTACCCAACGTAATAACCCTACCAGACCTCTCATAAAACTCCGCCAACCTAGTGGGTAAGTACGCGGGGAATCCCTCCTCACTTGGCATCTCACCGATTCTCAGGGCTACCTCCCTCATAGCCTCAGCCCAGCGGCTTGTGGAGTCAGCCATTAGGAATGCGTCATAGCCCTGGTCCCTTATGTACTCGGCTATTGTGACCCCCATGTAAATTGAAGCCTCCCTGGCGGCCACGGGCATGTTGGACGTATTAACAATTATCGTTGTCCTCTCCATCAATGGCCTACCTGTGTTGGGATCCACCAGCTTAAGAAGGCCCTGCAATGCATCGGCAGCCTCGTTACCACGCTCGCCACACAGGACTGGGATTACGTACCTAGCCTCACTATACATGGCCAGTGTACGGATGGTCACGGTCTTTCCACTCCCGAAAGGCCCTGGGATGGATGCGGCTCCCCCTATGGCTATTGGGAATAGTGTGTCTATGACCCTGATACCCGTTATTAAGGGTTGTACTGGTGGTAGCTTCTCCTTGAATGGTCTAGGCCTCCTCACAGGCCATTTATGCCACATCTTAACCTTTACCGTGCCCTCCTTAGTCTCCACCTCAGCTATTACATCATCTATTGTGTACTCCCCCTCTGGAGCTATGTACTTAACAACACCGCCGGCCCTGTAGATGGGTGGGTATAGTATCCTGTGCTCGAAGAGTGGGGTTTCTGGGACCACACCCAGTATGTCGCCCACCTCAACCTTATCACCAACCTTGACCTTGGGTATCCACTTCCACTTCCTCTTGAAGTCCAGTGGTGGTGCCTTATCGTAATTAATACCCCTAGCCACAAACGGCCTCTTGGTCAGGTCGAAAATCAATGGGAGCGGTCTTTGGACACCATCATAAACCCTATTGACTATTCCAGGGCCGAGCCATGCACTGAGGGGCTCGCCAGTCCTTATCACGGGCTCCCCAGGCCTTAAGCCCGTGGTCTCCTCATAAACCTGTATGAAGGCTGTGTTCCCCTGTATCCTAACCACCTCACCGAAGAGTCCCAATTCGCCTACGAAGACTAACTCATAGAGCAATGCACCGGGTAGTTCTGCCTTGACCACGGGGCCGCTTATGTAGATTATCTTACCCTTCTCACTGGACACGGGGTACACACTCCTGCTTTGCTATATTTAAAATTAATTTCCCATGGGTTCAGGTCCAAGGGCCCGTGCGAGTCGTGCATGGCCTTTGTTAATTTATGGATTTTTGACTGGTTATGCCGTCTTCGCGGCTTCCTGGGCCAGTAGGGTCTTTATTTGGTGCTCCATGAGCCTTATTCTAGCGTCCAGTGTGGCGTCGACTGTGACCGCCCTGTCCCTGGTCTCCACAATGAGTCCTACTATTTCGTTGTTCTCCAGGGACTTCACGTCAGCCGTGAGCCCCAGTTCTGTGGCTACCTCCTTCACGACACCCTCATCAGCCTTGCTCGTGTATATTATTACGTCGTTTGAGCCAACTATTGAGATTGCCCACATGAGGGTGTTCTTGATGAAGGCCTTGTAATCATCGGTGCCCCTCATACCCCTTATCCTCTCCTTAACCTTGTTTATGAGGCTCTCGTAGGCCTGATCCAGTATTTTTAATCTCTCCCTCTTGGCCCTCATTATCTCGTTGTAGAGCCTGTACTCCCTTTCCAGGTTCAATTCCCTATCAACATTCGACAACGCGTTTGAGTACTTATCAACAACCGCCCTGGCACTCTCGTACAATTCAGCCTCGGCCTTCAGCCTCAGGTTGTTGCTCCATTGGTTTATCTCCTCGGTGAGTTTATTAACTATGTTATTGATTAGCCTCTGTGATAATTCCTGCTCGGACACGCCAAATCATTGTACATTTGTATTTAAAAGCTTTCTTTCACGGGACTAGATGCCCAGTGTGCTCCTTAGTATGGCTAGGTAATTAATCTCCTCGCGCTTAACCTCCCTTAGTGTGGGTATCTCGATTAGGAGTGGTTTCCTCATCTTCATCCTCAGCTTGTTGAATTCATCTCTGAATTTAGCGGTTAGTTCGTTGGTGACCATTATGACCCCCACATCCTCCTCGAGGCTCAACTCCCTAATGACCCTTATTAAATCCTCATTTTTACCCAAAACCCTCCCCTCAAATCCCATCATCCTTAGTGCGTATACCGTGTGCTCATCACCAATAACTATGGCGCGCACAGCAGTCCCCTGTCAAGGCCCTTATTAAACTTAATTCCAAGGTGCTTACCAAGGCTCCCTCTTAAGCCCCAGTAGGTATGCTATGGCGTTCGTGGCCAGGTGTATGGGTGGTGTTATTATGACTGCCAGTATGGCGTAGATGGGCTTAAGCACCTGGGGCTGTATTAACCAAAGGGCCAGTAGCGCCATTAGTAGGAAGTCCAGTTGGTCGAGTAGGGGTGCGGGCGCGCCCCTTGGTAGTCCCAGCCTCCTCTTTATGAAGGCTCCTATTAAGTCGCCCACTAACGCCATGAGGCACATGAGGGCCACGGCGGGTGTGCTGGGTAGGTTGGGACTGAGTCCCAGGGGTTTTATGGCTAGGTACGTTAACTCCCCAATTATGAAGCCCGCGAGGAAGCCCGTTATGAAGCCCTCGTAGGTCTTCCCATCACCAAATACCCTCTTACCGTCTATGAAGTTTCTTCCGAAGTCCATGGGAGTTCTTCTCCTAAAGACCTTGCCTGCGATTACTGGTGTGGCGTTGGATACGTAGGGTGGCCATATGATTAGTATCGTTATTAATAAGTCACTTGCTATGCCCATTGCCTCACTCCGCCTCGTGCTTACTGCGTATGTGGGCTAGGGCTGAGTTCTTGGTTATGAACTCCTGACCACAGACTAGGCAGTAGTACACCGTCAAGCCGCCGCGCCTCACGGAGAGTAGTAGGTGCTCCTTAACATGCCTTAGGAATGCGCCCTCACCGTTGAGTTTCGCGCCGCATATGTCGCATGTCCATGTCTTACCGCCGATCCTAGCGTGCTTCCTGAGGTGTGTTGCGAATTCCTCACTCCTTACCTCCACACCACACTTAGGGCATTTGAGGACCGGCGTGGGTGTTGCGTTCCTTAGTGAGTCGAATACCTTACCTGCGTCATCACCCAGGTAACCACAGAGTGGGCACATCACCACCTTGGTCACGGCCTTAACCTCAATGCCCTGGCTCACGGTTTGCCTAGGGGAGAACCCGTTTTTAAATGCAACCTAACCTACCAACTGTGGTCAGGGTGGTTGGTTTATCCATGCCCCACTGGGAGACGGGGTTTGTGGGCTATGTGGGCGGTCCTGAAGGTGATGTGGAGCGTGAGTATGAGGAGGTGATGGGTAGGTGCTACCCACTGGGTTTTGACCTGCTCAGGGAGCCCAAGGGCAAGGTCATCTGTATCCTGGACCTGCTCAGTCGTGGTGTTTCCGTGAGTATGGTGGCCTTTCACCTGGACCCTTACGGTGTTGCTAATGAGTTGGGCTCACGGTTTGGTGTGAATAGGCAGTTGATAATTAATGAGGCCCTTAGGTGGTTCGTGGATTACCTGGTGGGTAATGGTTACCTGGGCCCTAATGATCATGTGGAGGTTGATGAGGAGCTCGCGGTGTTGAGGAGCTACGTGGGCAACGTGAGGATTGGCGGGCACGCGTCCTCACTGGCCTCTATGGTGGCTTCAATACCAAGCCTAAGGATGGCCAGGGGGTATGAGTTGCCTGTGAGGGTTGTTGACCTGAAAGACACCATTACTAGGCACGTCAGTGAGAGGGTTAGGTCGTGGGGTTCAAATCAGTAGTTCCGGCATTGATCACCCATCACCCAAATGCCTCCTCATCACCGGGCGTAGGTAATATGTTATGCTTAATAAAGTTGTTGCGGTCCCTGGGGGTACTGCTTAAATATTCACTTGGATTACTTATTATTCATATGGTTGGTGGGACACCCATTAAGGAGAGTGAGGTTAAGAATTACCCGCATGAGGAATGGTTAAAGCCATTTCAATACAACGTGACCGCGGGCACGGCATACTCCAAGTTCCTGGAGGGTCTTAAAAGCGGTAAGATACTCGGCACGTACTGCAGGGTTTGTGGGAACGTATTCGTACCACCCAAGATGTACTGCCCCTACTGCTTCCGCCCTGTTGATGGTTGGGTTGAGGTTAAGGATGAAGGTACGGTGGTCACGGCAGTGGTGAGCTACATAAGCAGCACCAGGGAGCCCCTTAAGGAACCCAGGGTTGTTGGTGTTGTGAAGCTCGACGTACCAGGCAGGGAGTTCAGCGAGCATAGGTTCCCAGGGATCATGCACTACCTCTGCGTGGATCCCGAAGTCGTTAAGTCCATGAAGGTCTTCGGCATGAGGGTCAAGGCCCGTTGGAAGCCTGAGAACCAGAGAGTGGGTTCTGTACTGGATATTGAGTGTTTCGAGCCCGTGGGGTGATGGGCATGTCCCATGAGAAGCTGGGCATAAATAAGGACGTAAGGCATTGGCTACACACCATTGAGCAGGGTTACAGGTACACGGCGGGGCCCATTGGGAGTAAGTTCCTGGAGGGACTGAGGAGTGGTAAGTTGCTGGCGGGTAAATGCTCCGTGTGCGGCCGCCTATTAATACCGCCAAAGGCCTTTTGTCAGTACGATTTTGGTGAGGTTAAGGAGCTAGTTGAGGTGGCGCCCGTGGGTACCCTGAGGACGTTCACCGTAGTTTACGAGGACTCCTACGGCAATAAACTACCCAATCCCGTAATAATAGGCTTCATAACATTCCCCAACACGGTGGGTGGTATCGTGCATTACATAATAAACGCAAAGCCCGAGAGGTTGAGGATTGGCATGCTTGTGAGGCCCGTGTTTAAGCCCGAGGGTGAAAGGAGGGGTTCATTGACGGATATCGTGGGCTTCGAACCAGCTTGAGCCCCGGCGTAAATGTTTTAAAGGGGGTTTGTTACTTGCCCCTGGATGAGTATACAACAGAAGCGGTTGCCCGTTTACAAGAAGATACTGCAGGATAAGGTTAAGGAGTGGATGATCAAGGAATTCCTAAACTATAGACTGGCTAAGCAGGGCTACGTGGACTCCGACGTCATGAGGACCCCACTGGGTACCAGGGTCATTATATATGCCGAGAGGCCCAATAGGATTATTGGTAGGAAGGGCCTAATAGTTAAGGAGCTCCAGGAACTACTTAGTAAGAAGCTTAATGTTGAGAACCCAGTCATCGACGTGACCCCGGTACAAAACCCTGAGTTGAACCCCAAGATAATAGCCAATAGGATTGCCTGGGCAATGACCAAGGGTGTTAAGTTCAGGAGGGCTGGTATGATAGCCATTAGGCAGATAATGGATGGTGGGGCCAGGGGCGCCGAGATAACAATAAGCGGTAAGCTAACCAGTGAAAGGGCTAGGTTTGAGAAGTACGTGTTCGGCACCATCTACAAGAATGGCTATGACTCCAAGTCCAAGGTCCAGAGGTTCGTGGGACAGGTACTACTTAAGCCTGGGCTCTACGGTATAGAGGTCAGGATACTACCGCCGGTTAAGGCCAGTGATGAGTTCACAATAAAGCCACCAGCCAGGGAGGTACCCGCGGAGGTTCAGGGAGTGAGCACGGAGGGTGGTTCTGGTGGCGAGCAGGCAAAGGCTTAATGCAAAGACCATTAGGAACATGAAGCCCGAGGACAGGGCCAAGCTACTAAACGACCTAAGGAACGAATTACTGAGACTCCAAACCCAGAGGGCAAGGGGTACTCTTGACAACCCAGGTAGGTTGAGGGCGATTAGGAGGGCCATCGCCAGGATATTAACGATAATGAATGAGGAGGCCCGTAAGGCGGCCTCCCAATGAGGAGGACCATAAGGTCCATTATCTTTAAGGTAGTATCCACTGTAAATTGCAGGAATAGGGATGCTAATGGTATCGAGGGCATAGTCATTGAGGAGACCAGGAACACCATAAAGGTGCTCACAATGACAGGCTCTGTAAAGACCATTATTAAGGAGGACTGCTGGTTCTACGTGAACGACGGGGACTGCACATACCTAGTGCCCGGTCATAAATTAATCCTCAGGGAATAACCACCTGCAGCAATGCCATTACTAAGTAGGTGATTATTGTTATGGACATAGCCAGCAGGGCACCACCCCTAAACCTACCTAGGTAGTCCTCCCTCCTCATAACCATCACACTTAGGTATGCGAGGATCACGTCGGTTATTAAGACGCCGGTTATGAAGACATAGCCAAAGCGCAGGTTCAGTGAGTACAGGATTAGTAGGGTTGATGTTAGTATTGCCGCTACCGTGAAGGCAACGGCCATGGACACCGCGCGCCTAGTTCCGTAAGTATTGGCCACGGTCCTAACACCCACCAACTCATCACCCCTTATGTCCAGAACGCCCTTGATTAGCTCCCTGCCCATGGTGGCCAGCGCGGAGGTTATGAATAGCGCGTAGGGTAGTGCGTAGAGTGGGGTTTCGACCACGGAGTATAGCCCGTATAGGAGTGTTAGTGATGATGTTATTGAGACAAGGATATTATTCACGAGTAAAACCCTCTTTAGGCGGTAATTATAGAGGTAACCCATTAGTAACGCCGCAATTAGTACCAACAGGCTCCAGGGACTTAAACCAAGCAGTAACACGCCCAGTAGGTTCACCACTATTGACAGTGCCACGGACACCAACGCCAGCGCCCAGGCCACGCCCATGCCCACATCACCCCTAACCAGGGGTGCATCGGGCCTATTCACACGGTCCTCCCCCACGTTGTGTATGTCGTTTGTTACGAATAGGAAGACCTCGGCCAGTAGTGTTGATAGGAATAGGGCCAGCGAGCCCAGTGGGTTCGTGCCCCCGCATATGAAGTATGTGGCCACCACTATGAGCCCCGCCAACACTCCGTGCTCAATCCTGGCGAGTTTCAGTATGGGTTTGATGCCCACGCTATACCCGTGAACTGCATCCTTTTAAAAGGATGACTTAGTAATTTGATGAGTAAACGTACGGTATCGAGAACATCTCCGCCACATCCCTATCCAGGGCGGCCACATCCTCCTTCCAATTCAGCTCCTTAATATCATACTTACCCAGGGCTGAAACGAGCATTTGTGTCTCCTCCTTAATGGCCTCTATGTAGTTCAAAACACCCCTTTCACCATTGACCATGGCTGCTATCAGGAATGGCCTGGCCATGTAAACCCCAGAGGTCCCCAGGGCTATGGACTTAACAATGTGAGACCCATTATAGAGCCTACCGGCAATGAGTAGTGACAGGTCGTTAATGCCCAGTTTCCTGGCGTCATGAATCTTCTTCAGGGCCACTAGGGTTGGGTAGCCCAGGTGCTTCAGCGCCATTGATGGCGCCATTCCAGTACCACCCTCCTTACCATCAATAACCACCGCGTCGGCACCCTCCTCATGGGCTATGCTAATGACCCTATCCACATCCCTGTACGGGCCCAGTTTTATCCATATCCTGGCCCTTGGGTACGCAGTCTTCATGAACCTTATCATGCCCCTTAGGATGTCCTCCGTGAAGGTTCCAGGTACTGAGTACCTCGTTATGTACTTATCCTTAACCCTCTCCGGGTCCACCTCGAAGTGGTACTTAGCCTTCAACCTAATGGCTTCCTCCCTGGGTATTTTAATAACCCCACCAAGGCCGGGCTTGGCACCCTGCCCCATCTTAATCTCAAAGCCCACAAGCCCCTCCTCAATGTACGGCTCCACATCCTTATCACTGTAAACCTTGTTCCAGAGCTCATCATAGGCATCCTCCACGTTCTGCTGAATAATGACACCACCGTACTTACCCACATTCGTTAAGTACGCCATAAGCCTCTCCTTAAAGCTTGGGTGCCCCCTGGAGTACCTCCTGGAGTAACCCCTGACAGTGGCCACGTTCTCCCCAATACCCATGACAATACCAGCCTTAGCCGCGGCCCTGGCAATATCAAGGCTAAACTTACTGGCTATTGATGTGGAGCCCATGGAGCCCACAACCACGGGCATGGAAACCTTAAAACCACCCAACGTGGTCTCCAGGTTAACATCCATGAAGGTGGTCTCCCTAAGCAACTCAGTCATCTTCTCAAGCCTCCTTGGCGTGAATGCGGGCGGTGTGAGTATCACCGTGTCATCCAGCGTCTTAAACCTGGGAATGCCCTTACTCTCATACACATTGGATCCGAGGACCGCGGTTCCGTAGGACGCCATCTCACCGAATGGGTAAACGGCATCCCGGCCCTTTAGGGCTTTGAGGGCTATCTCATCAAATGGGTAATCATTTATGAACTCCCTGAGCCCCCTAATCATGGCCCAGTAAGCCCTGAGCCTTATGAATATCCTGGTTAAGGCTAATGACATTAACCCCTCAATTTGTGTTTGTACTTAAATTCTTGATTGACAATTAGCCTAAAAACCACATGGTATGGAAATCAATAATAATGAGAGGGTAAGTCATTGCCGTGGCGTGAATACTGGTGTAATTGCCTAGGTAATTGTTATTTTGGCATGGTCATTGTGGCTTCCATATTACCTCACCCACGTCATTGGGCACCTTATAGCCAGGGAGCCTCTCCAAAGCCCTCCTAAACTCATCACTCCTCAAAACCTCCAGGAAAGCCTTCACACTATCCTTATCAAGCCTGTCAATGGGTATGGCGAAGTCATAGTGCTCCCAACCCAGTGGTATGAAGTCCAGTCCGTACATGGCCGCGGCGGCCCTGATACCAACACCCACGTCAGCCCTACCCTGAGCAATTGCCGCGGCCACTGCGGTGTGTGTCTTTACCTCGTAGTAGTAACCATCTATTCGCTTAATCAACTCCTCAAAACCAACACCCATTTTGTTGGCTATCTCCCTGAGCTTCATATCCAGGAGGAACCTGGTCCCAGCGCCCTTATTCCTGTTCACTATCCTAATGCCTCCCTGTACCAAATCCTCAATACCCCTTATACCCCTGGGATTACCCTTAGGCAGTATTAACCCCT is a window of Vulcanisaeta thermophila DNA encoding:
- a CDS encoding V-type ATP synthase subunit A, which produces MSSEKGKIIYISGPVVKAELPGALLYELVFVGELGLFGEVVRIQGNTAFIQVYEETTGLRPGEPVIRTGEPLSAWLGPGIVNRVYDGVQRPLPLIFDLTKRPFVARGINYDKAPPLDFKRKWKWIPKVKVGDKVEVGDILGVVPETPLFEHRILYPPIYRAGGVVKYIAPEGEYTIDDVIAEVETKEGTVKVKMWHKWPVRRPRPFKEKLPPVQPLITGIRVIDTLFPIAIGGAASIPGPFGSGKTVTIRTLAMYSEARYVIPVLCGERGNEAADALQGLLKLVDPNTGRPLMERTTIIVNTSNMPVAAREASIYMGVTIAEYIRDQGYDAFLMADSTSRWAEAMREVALRIGEMPSEEGFPAYLPTRLAEFYERSGRVITLGSGERLGSVTIAASVSPPGGDFTEPVTSHTLRFVGAFWPLDARLAYSRHYPAINWLMGFSRYVDTVAQWYHKNVAPDWRELRDEAMRVLTREAELQEVVRILGTEALSEQEKHILNTAFIIREGFLKQDAYHPVDVKSLPPKQYWLLRLIITFYRKGLEAISKGVPASALRELDLVKRLPRLRMEVRNEEYQKLIDYEKALVEAIENLERQYESQALVKAA
- a CDS encoding V-type ATP synthase subunit E encodes the protein MSEQELSQRLINNIVNKLTEEINQWSNNLRLKAEAELYESARAVVDKYSNALSNVDRELNLEREYRLYNEIMRAKRERLKILDQAYESLINKVKERIRGMRGTDDYKAFIKNTLMWAISIVGSNDVIIYTSKADEGVVKEVATELGLTADVKSLENNEIVGLIVETRDRAVTVDATLDARIRLMEHQIKTLLAQEAAKTA
- a CDS encoding V-type ATP synthase subunit F; the protein is MRAIVIGDEHTVYALRMMGFEGRVLGKNEDLIRVIRELSLEEDVGVIMVTNELTAKFRDEFNKLRMKMRKPLLIEIPTLREVKREEINYLAILRSTLGI
- a CDS encoding CDP-2,3-bis-(O-geranylgeranyl)-sn-glycerol synthase — translated: MGIASDLLITILIIWPPYVSNATPVIAGKVFRRRTPMDFGRNFIDGKRVFGDGKTYEGFITGFLAGFIIGELTYLAIKPLGLSPNLPSTPAVALMCLMALVGDLIGAFIKRRLGLPRGAPAPLLDQLDFLLMALLALWLIQPQVLKPIYAILAVIITPPIHLATNAIAYLLGLKREPW
- a CDS encoding C2H2-type zinc finger protein — its product is MSQGIEVKAVTKVVMCPLCGYLGDDAGKVFDSLRNATPTPVLKCPKCGVEVRSEEFATHLRKHARIGGKTWTCDICGAKLNGEGAFLRHVKEHLLLSVRRGGLTVYYCLVCGQEFITKNSALAHIRSKHEAE
- a CDS encoding Zn-ribbon domain-containing OB-fold protein, encoding MVGGTPIKESEVKNYPHEEWLKPFQYNVTAGTAYSKFLEGLKSGKILGTYCRVCGNVFVPPKMYCPYCFRPVDGWVEVKDEGTVVTAVVSYISSTREPLKEPRVVGVVKLDVPGREFSEHRFPGIMHYLCVDPEVVKSMKVFGMRVKARWKPENQRVGSVLDIECFEPVG
- a CDS encoding Zn-ribbon domain-containing OB-fold protein, producing the protein MSHEKLGINKDVRHWLHTIEQGYRYTAGPIGSKFLEGLRSGKLLAGKCSVCGRLLIPPKAFCQYDFGEVKELVEVAPVGTLRTFTVVYEDSYGNKLPNPVIIGFITFPNTVGGIVHYIINAKPERLRIGMLVRPVFKPEGERRGSLTDIVGFEPA
- a CDS encoding 30S ribosomal protein S3, with protein sequence MSIQQKRLPVYKKILQDKVKEWMIKEFLNYRLAKQGYVDSDVMRTPLGTRVIIYAERPNRIIGRKGLIVKELQELLSKKLNVENPVIDVTPVQNPELNPKIIANRIAWAMTKGVKFRRAGMIAIRQIMDGGARGAEITISGKLTSERARFEKYVFGTIYKNGYDSKSKVQRFVGQVLLKPGLYGIEVRILPPVKASDEFTIKPPAREVPAEVQGVSTEGGSGGEQAKA
- the rpmC gene encoding 50S ribosomal protein L29 encodes the protein MASRQRLNAKTIRNMKPEDRAKLLNDLRNELLRLQTQRARGTLDNPGRLRAIRRAIARILTIMNEEARKAASQ
- a CDS encoding ribonuclease P protein subunit; translation: MRRTIRSIIFKVVSTVNCRNRDANGIEGIVIEETRNTIKVLTMTGSVKTIIKEDCWFYVNDGDCTYLVPGHKLILRE
- a CDS encoding geranylgeranylglycerol-phosphate geranylgeranyltransferase, coding for MGIKPILKLARIEHGVLAGLIVVATYFICGGTNPLGSLALFLSTLLAEVFLFVTNDIHNVGEDRVNRPDAPLVRGDVGMGVAWALALVSVALSIVVNLLGVLLLGLSPWSLLVLIAALLMGYLYNYRLKRVLLVNNILVSITSSLTLLYGLYSVVETPLYALPYALFITSALATMGRELIKGVLDIRGDELVGVRTVANTYGTRRAVSMAVAFTVAAILTSTLLILYSLNLRFGYVFITGVLITDVILAYLSVMVMRREDYLGRFRGGALLAMSITIITYLVMALLQVVIP
- a CDS encoding glutamate synthase-related protein, giving the protein MSLALTRIFIRLRAYWAMIRGLREFINDYPFDEIALKALKGRDAVYPFGEMASYGTAVLGSNVYESKGIPRFKTLDDTVILTPPAFTPRRLEKMTELLRETTFMDVNLETTLGGFKVSMPVVVGSMGSTSIASKFSLDIARAAAKAGIVMGIGENVATVRGYSRRYSRGHPSFKERLMAYLTNVGKYGGVIIQQNVEDAYDELWNKVYSDKDVEPYIEEGLVGFEIKMGQGAKPGLGGVIKIPREEAIRLKAKYHFEVDPERVKDKYITRYSVPGTFTEDILRGMIRFMKTAYPRARIWIKLGPYRDVDRVISIAHEEGADAVVIDGKEGGTGMAPSMALKHLGYPTLVALKKIHDARKLGINDLSLLIAGRLYNGSHIVKSIALGTSGVYMARPFLIAAMVNGERGVLNYIEAIKEETQMLVSALGKYDIKELNWKEDVAALDRDVAEMFSIPYVYSSNY